From the genome of Deltaproteobacteria bacterium:
TCTTCGACTTTCAGATTCGCCAGGGCCCCTTCACCGTTCCATTCCCGAACAATCTCTACACCACACCCGACGATTCCACCGCGACCGGCATGCGCGTGTCGATCAACGAAAACGTCACACGGCCCATCGGCATGGTCGCCTCGCTCGGTTGGATCTTCGACGCGGTCAACACGCTCGACGGTTTTTCGACCCTCGGCAGCATCTACGTGCCCGTTCACGACGAGGTCGATCCCGTCACGTTGCCGGACATCACCGACCCGGGCGCGCTCGACGGCATCTTTCTCATGGTCGCCGATCCCGCCAGCCCGCACGACGGCGAGTTCGCGCGCGTCAACGCCGAATGGATCAAACGCAGCGTGCGTCTCACGCCATGGTGGCCGCTGCGCGAACGCACCCGCTACCTGCTCGTCGCGACGCGTAATCTGACACCCATCGCGGGCGGCTGCTACCGGGCGTCACGGTCGATGCAGGACGTGTATTTCGCGACCGAGGGCGAGGGCGATCGCGGCATCGCGGCGCGCTACGCGGACGATCTGGCGCGGCTCGCGGACATGGGGGTCGCGCCGGAAAGCGTGCTTTCGATCGCCGACTTCACGACGCTCGACGCGACCGGCGGCATGAACGCGGTGCGCAAGAAGCTCGACGAGATGGCCGAGGACGATCCGCCGGAGTTGACGAACTGGGTGATCTCGCCGACCGGCGATGCAAATCTCGACGCCTTCGCCACCGCGACACTGTCGGTGCCGATCTTTCAGAACGGCGACGGCGTGTGGGAATTCGACGGCGGCGAGCCGGTGGTGCAAAGCTATGAGGACATCACCGTGGTGCTGTCGCTGCCGTCGGCGGACGCGCATCCCTCGGGTCAGCCGTGGCCGATCGTGATCTTTGCGCACGGCGCGATCTCGTCGAAGGGTCACGTCTATTCCGACCACGTCGGGTCGTTCTATGGCGAAAACGGATTCGCGGTGGCGGGCATCGACGCGGTCTGCCACGGCGAGCGCGCGCCCGAAAGCGATTTCGAGTTCGCGGTGGCGCTGTGCTACTTCGATTTTCTGTCGCCGCTGCGTTGGCGCGACAACATCCGCCAGACGATCTCCGACCACCTGTGGCTCGCGCACGCCCTGCGCGCCATGGAAGCGCCGGACGCCGTGCCGCTCGGCGACGACCCTTCGGCAGGCTCAGGGCAGGCTGCCGGCGACGGCACGCCCGACCTGGACGGCCAGGCGCAGTACTACTTCGGCCATTCGCTCGGCACGATTCACGGCGGCATTTTCGCCGCGCTGGCGGACGACATCGACGCCTTCGTCATGGGCATGGCGGGCGCGAAATACACGACGATCGGGCTCGAAGGACCGGTGGTCGAACCGTTCCGGGACGTCATCGAGGACCTGGAGGAGCAGATCCCGAGCCTGCGCTTGGTGGATTCGGTGTATGCGATCGGCGCGCTGCTTCAGAACATTTTGGACGCCGGCGACCCCGCGAACTACCTGAACCACGTGAAGGACGACCCGCTCGACGGCATGGAAGGGCATGACCCCGACGTGCTGCATATGGGCGCGTCGGACGACTACACGCTGGGCGGCGCGTCGGGCGGATATTTCGCGCGCGCGGGCGGTTGGCCGCAGCTTGAGCCTTTCGTCTGGGATGCCGATACACCCCGTGCGTCGTGTCCGCACGAGGGGTCGGGCTTCTACCAGTATGACACCGATGAGCACCAGCTCATGTTCGTCGGCGACGCGATGGGCGATGCCTCGCGCGAGCAGATCGCGCACTTCCTGCGTACGCACCTGGAAAACGGCGTTGGGGAAATCATCGATCCGCTGGCCGACTAGTTCGACTCGATCCGGGCGGCGCCGCCGCCGGAGGGCTCCATGAAAGCCGAATTCATCAACGCGTTTCCGGCGGCCTTTCTCGATGTCCTTTCGAAAATGGCAAACACACCGGCCGAGGTCGGCAAGCCGTTTCTGAAACGGGACGATCCCGGTCACGGCGACGTGAGCGGGTTGATCGGCTTGTCGGGCGCGCGCGTGCGTGGTTCGCTCGCCATCACGTTCCCCAACGAAACCATCATGGCGATCACGTCCCGAATGCTCGGCGAAACCTTTACCGAGGTGGACGAAACCGTGATCAACATGGCGGGGGAAATCGCCAACATGGTGATGGGCTCGGCCAAGAATTCGCTGGGAGACCTCGGATACAAATTTGAGATGACGATCCCCTCCGTCGTCGTCGGTCCCGCGCACGTCATCGCCCACCAGAACCGGCTGCCCGTCGTCGCCGTGCCCGTCACATGCGACGCGGGCTCGATCCATCTGGAACTCGCGTACGAGGAGATGTGAGAGGCCCTCACCCCGGCCCCTCTCCCGTCATGACGGGAGAGGGGTGGCGAGTAAAGCGAGACGGGGTGAGGGGCGAACCTCAGTCCGGATCGCATAGCCCCGAGCAATACTGCTGGATGACGCCCGTATCGAGCAGCGTCGCCGCCTGATCCAGGACGTGCGGCAGCAGCACGGCGTCGGAATGCACGCCGTTGTCGCCGCCGGGCGGCACATTTTCATCGGGCGGGAAATTCGCCAGCGCCTGATCCACCAGATAAATCTGCGTCATCGTCGGAATCGTCGTCGGAGCGGGAACTCCATCGAGTCCCACGACGTCGTAGATCGCGGGGGACAACAGGTCGGCCCCCATGGCTCGCGCCAGCACCTCGGTGGACATGTTGGGCACCTGCGAATCGCCGATGGATTCCTGCAGCAGCACCACGCGTTCTTCCGGCGCGTCGGGCAGCGGACGCCGGTACATGAGTTGCGAAATGTTCACCGGGTCCGCGTGATCGAACAGCGACTGCATGACCGTGATGCCGATCTGCTGGATCAGCGGGTCGGGATAGAAGACGTCCATGAGCGTCTTGACGAGCAGCCAGTTCACCGAGCGCGACAGCAGGTTCGACCACACGGCGCCGGGCACCGCGAGCACGGCCCGCTCGAGACGATGCGAAATCGCGACGAACGACGCACCCTGAATGCCGCCGAGGCTGACGCCGTAATAGTAGACGCGCGTGTCGTCGAGCAGCGCGTGATCGCCCACGTCGATCTGATCGTCGAATTGCAGGTCGGCCAGCGCCATCTCGGTCATCGCGAGGTTGTTGACGAGCGATTGCTGGAGGCGGTCGGTCACGAGGCGGATGCGGTTCAGGTCGGGCAGCAGTTCCTCGATGATGAGTTCCAGGTCGCCCTCGGACAGGCCGATCCAGTCCGTCGCGATCATCACCACGCCGTGTTCCTGTGCGAGCCCTTGGAAGATACTCGCACCCCAACCCGCCAGATACGAGCGCCCCGACCCGAACAGGCCGTGGCCGAACACGACCAGCGGCAGCGGCTCGCCGTCGTAGGCTTTTGCCGGAATAATCATCGTGAACGGGTAGCTGCGCGGCCCCTGCAGGGTCGGATGATGGTCGGCGTCGTAGTTGAACTCGCTGTCATCGTTCAGGTAGTTCGGCGGGGTGAAATCGCCCTGCACCATGTAGGCCAGATTCGCGTTCGGATCCTTTTGCACGAGCGTCAGGGTGTATGAGAACCCGGTGCTCGCGGCCTGTTCCAGCGTGGCGTCGCGCATCGAGAGCACGCTGCCCAGAATGTAGTCCTCGCTCGCCACGGTGAAGTCCCAGGCGAGCAGCAGGTCGTCGCGGTCGTAGTCCTTCGAGTCCAGAAAGTCGAAAATGTCCTCGTAATCGGAACGCACACCCTCGATGATCGGGTTCGTCGTCAGGACATCATCGCGCAGCGCCGCGAAAGCCGGGGGCGATTCGAAAGGCTCGCCGTCCGCTCCGATGACGTGGTCGGTCAGCACCACGACGTGGCGCGCGCCGTTTTGCATCGGCTCCATCGGGCGGACGATCATGGCGTAGCGGCCGTCGTAACCGCTGCGCCGGTTCATATCCATTTCGACCATGCACAGCCCGCGCTCGCCGTTGTCCATGTTGAACAGGGCCACGGGATTGCCGGGCGTGAGGGATTCTTCCATCTCGTGAATGTTCGTGAGCACGTCGGGATCCACATCGCGGCCGAAGTGCAACAGGATCGGCGACGCGGGGGAGGAGCCGTCCGCGGTATTGATCATGGTCACGTCGAAAAACTTGCCGGGACGCATTTCCACCGCGTCCTCGGGATAGTTCACGCGCTTGCCGGTCGGCGTCGTGGGATCGTCGATCTGATAAAACGCACTGGGGTACGGCAGCAGACATTCGTTGCTGGTGGCGAAGGGATTGCACCCCTCGGGGATGTCGATGTCGATGAGATCGGTGTCGTCATCGGCATCGTCGTCGGAATCGTCATCCGCGTCGTCATCGGAGTCATCATCGGAGTCATCATCGGAATCGTCATCGGAATCGTCATCGGAATCGTCATCCGAGTCATCATCGGGAAGGGGCGGAAAGGTGTCGTCGTCGCCGGTCGCGTCGTCGTCATCGGCAACGTCGTCGTCAGTCGCGTCGTCGTCGGGCAACGACGCGCTCGAGTCGTCGTCAGCCGAATCGTCACCGCCGCCGCAGGCCGCGACCGCGAGCAACATCGCGAGCACCGCGACGCGCATCGTCCCTCGTCCGATTCTCCGCAGAATTCCCATGTTCGCCTCGATCCCGGTAGAGTCCGCGCGTCGTCGCCGGCCTCGTCACTGCGTGAAGCCGACCGCCTTGCGATAGTCCGTCAATTCCTGCTTCCACTTCGCCACATCGTCGGGATGATGCTGGGTGGCGAATTTTTCCCAGCGACGGCAGTGGAAGAGAACGTTGTCAGCCAGTGCCGGCAGCGCCACCTTGGTCGCCTTGTTCACCACGGGCAGAATCGCCGCCAGATTCCCGCCGGGATTCGAATCGACGTAGTAAATCAGGTCGGTTTTGAGCAGATCTTCGCGCGATTTCACCCATTCCTTGGGCAGCGGAGCCACGTGCCACGTGCCCGTGTTCTTCTCGGTCAGAATCGCGCCCTTGCGAAACTCCTCGACGGCCGGGTTCATCTTGTCCTGGCACTTGATGCCGGGGACCTGATTCCAGGTGCTCTCCCACGGAAAGCTCT
Proteins encoded in this window:
- a CDS encoding chemotaxis protein CheX, with protein sequence MKAEFINAFPAAFLDVLSKMANTPAEVGKPFLKRDDPGHGDVSGLIGLSGARVRGSLAITFPNETIMAITSRMLGETFTEVDETVINMAGEIANMVMGSAKNSLGDLGYKFEMTIPSVVVGPAHVIAHQNRLPVVAVPVTCDAGSIHLELAYEEM